The Rhizobium leguminosarum genome includes a region encoding these proteins:
- a CDS encoding bifunctional 5-dehydro-2-deoxygluconokinase/5-dehydro-2-deoxyphosphogluconate aldolase produces MVQSNPGSQPEPALDVITIGRSSVDLYGQQIGSRLEDIGSFAKSVGGCPANIAIGTARLGLKSGLITRVGDEQMGRFIREQSAREGVATDGIVTDKERLTALVLLAVEAEGVSPMIFYRSDCADMALDEGDIDEDFIRSSRAVLVSGTHFSRPNTEAAQRKAIRIAKANGRKVIFDIDYRPNLWGLAGHAEGFERYVKSDRVSSKMKETLPDCDLIVGTEEEILIASGADDVLGALKEIRRLSPATIVLKRGAMGCIVYDGPIADDLEAGIIGQGFPIEVFNVLGAGDAFMSGFLRGFLRDEPLKTCATWANACGAFAVSRLLCSPEYPTWAELDFFLTSGSKHRALRKDEALNHIHWASNRRGEIPLLMALAIDHRSQLVSVADELGVGHEKIVAFKRLAVAAAARVSNGRDGYGMLIDERFGRDAFFDAATKNFSWIGRPVELPGSKPLRFEFSQDIGSQLVEWPLGHCIKCLCFYHPDDPADLKTEQQEKLRTLFEAARKVGRELLVEIIAGKNGPLTDDTIATALEELYALGIKPDWWKLEPQASREAWKKIDAVIAKNDPWCRGIVLLGLEAPADELISCFEATLAAPSVKGFAVGRTIFADPARAWLSGEMNDEEAITDMAGRFRQLTEAWLKTRGHQ; encoded by the coding sequence ATGGTACAATCGAATCCGGGTTCACAGCCGGAGCCGGCGCTTGATGTGATCACCATCGGCCGTTCCTCGGTCGACCTTTACGGCCAGCAGATCGGTTCGCGGCTGGAGGATATCGGCTCCTTCGCCAAGTCCGTCGGCGGCTGCCCGGCCAATATTGCCATCGGCACGGCACGGCTCGGCCTCAAATCCGGCCTCATCACCCGCGTTGGCGACGAGCAGATGGGACGCTTCATCCGCGAGCAGTCGGCGCGCGAAGGTGTCGCGACAGATGGCATCGTCACCGACAAGGAGCGACTGACGGCGCTGGTGCTGCTGGCAGTCGAAGCCGAGGGCGTGTCACCGATGATCTTCTATCGGTCGGACTGCGCCGACATGGCGCTCGATGAAGGCGATATCGACGAAGATTTCATCAGATCGTCGCGCGCCGTTCTTGTTTCCGGCACGCATTTCTCGCGGCCGAATACCGAGGCCGCGCAGCGCAAAGCCATCCGCATCGCCAAGGCGAACGGCCGCAAGGTGATCTTCGACATCGATTACCGGCCGAACCTCTGGGGCCTTGCCGGCCATGCGGAAGGCTTCGAACGCTACGTGAAATCCGACCGGGTCTCCTCGAAGATGAAGGAGACGCTGCCGGATTGCGACCTCATCGTCGGCACCGAAGAGGAAATCCTGATCGCTTCCGGCGCCGACGACGTGCTCGGTGCGCTGAAGGAGATCCGCCGCCTGTCACCGGCGACGATCGTCTTGAAGCGCGGCGCCATGGGCTGCATCGTCTATGACGGGCCGATCGCCGACGATCTCGAAGCCGGCATCATCGGCCAGGGTTTCCCGATCGAGGTCTTCAACGTGCTGGGTGCCGGCGATGCTTTCATGTCCGGCTTCCTGCGCGGTTTCCTGCGCGATGAGCCGCTGAAGACCTGCGCCACCTGGGCCAATGCCTGCGGCGCCTTCGCCGTCTCCCGCCTGCTCTGCTCGCCGGAATATCCGACCTGGGCGGAACTCGACTTCTTCCTGACGAGCGGCAGCAAGCACCGGGCGCTGCGCAAGGACGAGGCGCTCAACCATATCCACTGGGCATCGAACCGGCGCGGCGAAATCCCGCTTTTGATGGCGCTGGCGATCGACCACCGTTCGCAGCTCGTCAGCGTCGCCGATGAGCTCGGCGTCGGCCATGAGAAGATCGTCGCCTTCAAGCGGCTGGCAGTGGCGGCAGCGGCGCGGGTTTCGAACGGCCGCGACGGCTACGGCATGCTGATCGACGAACGTTTCGGCCGCGACGCCTTCTTCGATGCGGCGACGAAGAATTTCTCCTGGATCGGACGGCCGGTGGAATTGCCGGGCTCGAAGCCGCTGCGCTTCGAATTCAGCCAGGATATCGGCTCGCAGCTTGTGGAATGGCCGCTCGGTCATTGCATCAAGTGCCTGTGCTTCTATCATCCTGATGATCCGGCTGACTTGAAGACGGAGCAGCAGGAGAAGCTGCGGACGCTGTTCGAGGCCGCCCGCAAGGTCGGCCGCGAGCTGCTGGTGGAGATCATCGCCGGCAAGAACGGGCCGCTCACCGACGACACGATCGCAACCGCGCTGGAGGAACTCTATGCGCTCGGCATCAAACCGGACTGGTGGAAGCTGGAGCCGCAGGCATCCCGTGAAGCCTGGAAAAAGATCGATGCGGTGATCGCCAAAAATGATCCATGGTGCCGCGGTATCGTGCTGCTGGGGCTCGAGGCGCCCGCCGATGAGCTGATCTCCTGCTTCGAGGCGACGCTGGCAGCTCCCTCCGTGAAGGGTTTCGCCGTCGGCCGGACGATCTTTGCCGATCCGGCGCGTGCCTGGCTTTCAGGCGAAATGAACGACGAGGAAGCGATCACCGATATGGCCGGCCGCTTCCGTCAACTGACAGAGGCGTGGCTGAAAACGCGCGGACATCAGTAG
- a CDS encoding MurR/RpiR family transcriptional regulator, whose product MDNDPQRHARVPRDFESLRSTIIERKASMPKRLAQVAAFALGNPDEIAFGTTASIAAASDVQPSTLVRLAHHLGYGGFSDLQSIFRERLRDRTLSYEERLVTLEQSSGDDEDANLLSGFIAAANQSVNRLAATVQSDTFTKAVNILASAETIYLIAKRRSYPLTAHMTYAFSKLNIRHQIVASPNGVDPEMVQFATPKDAAIAASFSPYAADSLNQSQELADRGVPVIAITDSAFSPLAACATHWFEVAEADFAGFRSLSASMALTMALPVAIAERRRKSQQSKPAKGKME is encoded by the coding sequence ATGGATAACGATCCTCAGAGGCACGCGCGCGTGCCGCGCGATTTCGAAAGCCTGCGCAGCACCATCATCGAGCGCAAGGCGAGCATGCCGAAGCGGCTGGCGCAGGTCGCCGCCTTCGCGCTCGGCAATCCCGACGAGATCGCCTTCGGCACGACGGCGAGCATCGCGGCCGCCTCCGATGTCCAGCCGTCGACGCTGGTGCGCCTGGCGCATCATCTAGGTTACGGAGGGTTTTCCGACCTGCAGAGCATCTTTCGCGAAAGATTGCGGGACCGGACGCTAAGCTACGAAGAGCGCCTCGTCACGCTCGAGCAATCGAGCGGCGACGATGAGGACGCCAATCTGCTCTCCGGCTTCATTGCCGCGGCTAACCAGTCGGTCAACCGGCTGGCGGCGACGGTGCAGAGCGATACTTTTACGAAAGCCGTGAATATCCTTGCCAGCGCCGAGACGATCTATCTGATCGCCAAACGGCGCTCCTACCCGCTGACGGCGCACATGACCTACGCTTTTTCCAAGCTCAATATCCGCCACCAGATCGTCGCCTCGCCAAACGGCGTCGACCCTGAAATGGTGCAGTTTGCAACACCGAAAGACGCAGCGATCGCGGCAAGCTTCTCACCCTATGCCGCCGACAGCCTTAATCAGAGCCAGGAGCTTGCCGACCGCGGCGTCCCCGTCATCGCGATCACCGATTCGGCCTTTTCGCCGCTTGCCGCCTGCGCCACGCACTGGTTCGAAGTGGCGGAAGCCGATTTCGCCGGCTTCCGCTCGCTTTCGGCCTCGATGGCGCTCACCATGGCACTACCGGTTGCAATCGCCGAACGGCGGCGCAAGAGTCAGCAGTCAAAACCTGCAAAAGGCAAAATGGAATAA
- a CDS encoding Gfo/Idh/MocA family protein has translation MKPLGIGLIGTGYMGKCHALAWNAVKTVFGDVERPRLVHLAEANAGLAAARAGEFGFEKATADWRALIADPEVDVVSVTTPNQFHAEMAIAALEAGKHVWCEKPMAPAYADAERMLETAKKSGKVAALGYNYIQNPVMRHIRTLIGEGAIGTVNHIRVEMDEDFMADPDVFFYWKSELSAGYGALDDFAVHPLSLLWYLFGHVEAVITDMVKPYADRPLSEGGRRAVENHDGANVLMRLGGGISAVLMANRAAWGRKGRIALQIFGSTGSIVYDQERMNEFELYQADGRGSEQGFRKILAAPAHQPYDRFIPAPGHGLGFNDLKIIECRELIRAISREPSSIVTFEDGLRIEKSVHAMAQSFHERRWIEIG, from the coding sequence ATGAAGCCACTTGGCATCGGTTTGATCGGCACCGGTTATATGGGCAAATGCCATGCATTGGCGTGGAATGCGGTAAAGACGGTGTTCGGTGATGTCGAGCGTCCGCGTCTCGTGCATCTGGCCGAAGCCAATGCCGGGCTTGCTGCGGCGCGTGCCGGTGAATTCGGTTTCGAGAAGGCAACGGCCGACTGGCGGGCGCTGATTGCCGACCCCGAGGTCGACGTCGTCTCCGTCACCACGCCCAATCAGTTCCACGCCGAGATGGCGATTGCAGCCCTCGAGGCCGGCAAACATGTCTGGTGCGAAAAACCGATGGCGCCGGCCTATGCCGATGCCGAGCGCATGCTGGAAACGGCGAAGAAATCAGGCAAGGTTGCCGCCCTCGGCTACAATTACATTCAGAATCCCGTCATGCGGCATATCAGAACGCTGATCGGCGAGGGCGCCATCGGCACGGTCAATCATATCCGCGTCGAGATGGACGAGGATTTCATGGCTGATCCCGATGTCTTCTTTTATTGGAAGAGCGAGCTTTCCGCCGGCTACGGCGCGCTCGACGATTTCGCCGTGCACCCGCTGTCGCTGCTCTGGTATCTCTTCGGCCATGTCGAGGCCGTCATAACGGATATGGTCAAACCCTATGCCGACCGCCCGCTGAGCGAGGGCGGTCGCCGTGCCGTCGAAAACCACGATGGCGCCAACGTGCTGATGCGGCTTGGCGGCGGCATCTCCGCCGTGCTGATGGCGAATCGCGCCGCCTGGGGTCGCAAGGGCCGCATTGCGCTGCAGATTTTTGGCTCGACAGGCTCGATCGTCTACGACCAGGAGCGGATGAACGAATTCGAGCTCTATCAGGCCGACGGCCGTGGCTCCGAGCAGGGCTTCCGCAAGATACTGGCGGCCCCCGCCCATCAGCCTTATGATCGGTTTATCCCGGCACCAGGCCACGGCCTCGGCTTCAACGATCTGAAGATCATCGAATGCCGTGAGCTGATCCGGGCAATATCACGCGAGCCGTCGTCGATCGTGACATTCGAAGACGGTCTCAGGATAGAGAAGTCGGTGCATGCCATGGCACAGTCCTTCCACGAGCGCCGCTGGATCGAGATCGGCTGA
- a CDS encoding NAD(P)/FAD-dependent oxidoreductase: protein MTDRLVIIGAGQAGFALAAKLRALKDTRPITLIGAEDVAPYQRPPLSKKYLLGEMAFDRLLFRAEHWYADNDVDLRLSTWAEQIKPDSKQVLLQDGSVLDYGTLALATGSTPRRLPAAIGGDLEGVYVARDKRDADLLAEEMRPGRRVLIIGGGYIGLEAAAVARHRGLEVTVIEMADRILQRVAAKETADIMRVIHEAHDVVIREKTGLKHLIGKDGRVTGAALSDGSVIDIDFAVVGIGVAPNDQLAKEADLEVANGIVVDEFARTSDPAIFAAGDCAALPWQGGRIRLESVQNAVDQAEAAAAVIAGGSEPYDPKPWFWSDQYDVKLQIAGFNLGYDETLLRPGAREGAHSIWYFREGRLIAVDAINDAKAYVTGKKLLESGTNPDKSILADPSADLKSLLS, encoded by the coding sequence GTGACGGATAGACTGGTGATCATCGGCGCGGGACAGGCCGGTTTCGCATTGGCAGCCAAGCTGCGTGCGTTGAAGGATACGCGCCCGATCACCCTCATCGGCGCAGAGGACGTCGCTCCCTATCAGCGCCCGCCGCTTTCGAAGAAATACCTGCTCGGCGAAATGGCTTTCGACCGCCTTCTGTTCCGCGCCGAGCACTGGTATGCGGACAATGACGTCGATCTTCGCCTTTCGACCTGGGCCGAGCAGATCAAGCCGGACAGTAAGCAGGTTCTGCTGCAGGACGGCTCCGTTCTTGATTACGGCACGCTGGCGCTCGCCACCGGCTCGACGCCACGCCGGCTGCCGGCCGCAATCGGCGGCGATCTCGAAGGCGTCTATGTCGCACGCGACAAGCGCGATGCCGATCTGCTCGCTGAGGAGATGCGCCCCGGTCGCCGCGTCCTCATCATCGGCGGCGGTTATATCGGTCTCGAGGCGGCGGCCGTTGCCCGCCATCGCGGCCTGGAAGTCACCGTCATTGAGATGGCCGACCGCATCCTGCAGCGCGTCGCGGCGAAGGAGACCGCCGACATCATGCGCGTGATCCACGAGGCCCATGACGTGGTGATCCGTGAGAAGACAGGGCTCAAGCATCTGATCGGCAAGGATGGCCGCGTCACCGGCGCCGCACTTTCCGACGGATCGGTCATCGACATCGATTTCGCCGTCGTCGGCATCGGCGTCGCCCCGAACGATCAGCTTGCCAAGGAAGCCGACCTCGAAGTCGCCAACGGCATTGTCGTCGACGAATTCGCCCGCACCTCCGATCCGGCGATCTTTGCGGCTGGCGATTGCGCCGCACTTCCCTGGCAGGGCGGACGCATCAGGCTCGAATCGGTGCAGAACGCCGTCGACCAGGCCGAAGCGGCGGCAGCCGTCATCGCCGGCGGCAGCGAACCCTATGATCCGAAGCCGTGGTTCTGGTCCGACCAGTATGACGTCAAGCTGCAGATCGCCGGCTTCAATCTTGGTTATGACGAGACGCTGCTGCGCCCCGGCGCCCGCGAAGGCGCCCATTCGATCTGGTACTTCAGGGAAGGCCGGCTGATTGCCGTCGATGCGATCAACGACGCGAAGGCCTATGTGACCGGCAAAAAACTGCTGGAATCCGGGACCAATCCCGATAAATCGATTCTCGCCGACCCTTCTGCCGACCTCAAGAGCCTGCTCAGCTGA
- a CDS encoding LexA family protein, whose amino-acid sequence MNPKMSPSLDPQAATARRGLTQIQGQYLAFIYAYSRIFKQPPAEADMRRHFGVTAPSVHQMVLTLEKAGFISRVPGAARSIQLLIPPEALPILR is encoded by the coding sequence ATGAATCCCAAAATGAGTCCCTCACTTGACCCGCAAGCCGCAACGGCAAGACGGGGCCTTACGCAGATCCAAGGCCAGTACCTGGCCTTCATCTACGCCTACAGCCGCATCTTCAAACAGCCTCCGGCCGAAGCCGACATGCGTCGCCACTTCGGCGTTACGGCTCCGTCTGTTCACCAGATGGTGCTGACCCTCGAGAAGGCGGGTTTTATATCTCGCGTGCCAGGCGCCGCACGCAGCATCCAACTTCTCATCCCACCAGAAGCCCTGCCAATTCTACGATAA
- a CDS encoding IS630 family transposase has protein sequence MNIKFHIELSQSERDQLAALLSGGCHRSRKIKRAQILVAANEGFSDEVIAATLNVSGSTIYRTKRRFVEANLEGALSEEPRPGVERKLSSKEEALLVATACSKPPPGRARWTLELLADEMVRLTDHDQLSSETVRRRLAENHLKPWRKDMWCIPKIDGEYVARMEDVLDLYAETPDPQRPVVCFDESPTQLIGEVREPIAAKPGQLERYDCEYRRNGTVNLFVFMDAHRPWRRVKVTDRRTNQDFAECMRELVDVDYPDAPIIRVVMDNLSTHSAGALYDAFPAPQARRVLKRLEFHHTPKHASWLNMVEIEIGVLRSQCLDRRIDNKDTIIAEVAAWEQQRNAHGAKIQWMFTTENARKKLRKAYPVKES, from the coding sequence ATGAATATAAAGTTTCACATAGAGCTTAGCCAATCGGAACGTGACCAACTGGCCGCTTTGTTGAGCGGGGGGTGCCACAGGTCGCGCAAGATCAAGCGCGCCCAGATCCTGGTCGCAGCGAACGAAGGCTTCAGCGACGAGGTGATCGCGGCAACCTTGAACGTCAGCGGATCGACGATTTACCGGACCAAACGCCGGTTTGTGGAAGCCAATCTGGAAGGGGCGCTCAGCGAAGAACCGCGCCCGGGTGTTGAGCGCAAGCTATCGAGCAAGGAGGAGGCGCTGTTGGTAGCGACCGCCTGCTCAAAGCCGCCGCCCGGGCGAGCCCGCTGGACCCTGGAGCTTCTGGCAGATGAGATGGTCCGGCTCACCGATCATGACCAGTTGTCCTCGGAGACCGTGCGTCGCCGGCTGGCTGAGAACCATCTCAAGCCTTGGCGCAAAGACATGTGGTGCATCCCAAAGATCGATGGGGAATACGTCGCGCGCATGGAGGATGTTCTCGACCTCTACGCAGAAACGCCTGATCCACAAAGGCCCGTGGTCTGCTTCGACGAGAGCCCGACCCAACTCATCGGCGAAGTGCGCGAGCCCATTGCGGCCAAGCCTGGCCAGCTTGAACGCTACGATTGCGAGTATCGCCGAAACGGCACGGTCAATCTGTTTGTCTTCATGGACGCCCACCGGCCCTGGCGCAGGGTGAAGGTCACCGATCGGCGAACCAACCAAGACTTCGCCGAGTGCATGCGCGAACTGGTCGACGTCGATTATCCCGACGCGCCGATCATCCGCGTGGTGATGGACAACCTCTCCACTCATTCCGCCGGGGCGCTTTACGACGCATTTCCCGCCCCGCAAGCTCGAAGGGTGCTGAAGCGACTGGAGTTCCACCACACGCCCAAGCACGCCAGTTGGCTCAACATGGTCGAGATCGAGATCGGTGTCCTGCGTAGCCAATGCCTCGACCGTCGTATCGACAACAAAGACACCATAATCGCCGAAGTCGCAGCCTGGGAGCAGCAACGCAACGCCCACGGCGCAAAGATCCAATGGATGTTCACAACCGAAAATGCCCGCAAAAAGCTCCGTAAAGCTTACCCCGTCAAAGAGTCATAA
- a CDS encoding porin — protein sequence MNIKSLLLGSAAALAVVSGAQAADAIVAAEPEPVEYVRVCDAYGTGYFYIPGTETCLKINGYIRFQVNVGDNPGGDNDSDWDAVTRGQVQFTAKSDTEYGPLTGVIVMQFNADNASDQEAHLDSAYLDVAGFRAGLFYSWWDDGLSGETDDIGSVETLHNSIRYQYETGDFYAGISVDELEDGVYQGTVDPVTGDFVPDDGPNNVGVAVGIGGKAGAFSYQVTAGYDVDNEDGAVRAMGTVDIGPGTLGLAGVYSSGPNSYYSAAEWAVAAEYAIKATDKLKITPGVQYYGNYFGGGKEVSEDFDGLGDAWKVGLTVDYQIVDNFYAKASVQYLDPQDGEDSTSGYFRLQRAF from the coding sequence ATGAACATCAAGAGCCTTCTTCTCGGCTCCGCTGCTGCTCTCGCAGTAGTTTCCGGTGCTCAGGCTGCTGACGCTATCGTTGCTGCCGAGCCGGAACCGGTTGAATATGTTCGCGTCTGCGACGCTTACGGCACCGGCTACTTCTACATCCCGGGCACCGAAACCTGCCTCAAGATCAACGGTTACATCCGTTTCCAGGTCAACGTTGGCGACAACCCAGGTGGTGACAACGACTCTGATTGGGATGCAGTAACCCGCGGTCAGGTTCAGTTCACGGCCAAGAGCGACACCGAGTATGGTCCGCTGACCGGCGTCATCGTCATGCAGTTCAATGCTGACAATGCCTCCGACCAGGAAGCTCACCTCGACTCCGCATACCTCGACGTCGCGGGCTTCCGCGCCGGTCTGTTCTACAGCTGGTGGGACGATGGTCTCTCCGGTGAAACCGACGACATCGGCTCGGTCGAAACACTGCATAACTCCATCCGTTATCAGTACGAAACCGGCGACTTCTACGCTGGCATCAGCGTCGACGAACTGGAAGACGGCGTCTACCAGGGTACCGTGGATCCCGTCACCGGCGACTTTGTTCCGGACGATGGTCCGAACAACGTTGGTGTTGCCGTTGGCATCGGCGGCAAGGCTGGTGCATTCAGCTACCAGGTCACTGCTGGCTACGACGTCGACAATGAAGACGGTGCTGTCCGTGCAATGGGTACGGTTGACATCGGTCCCGGCACGCTCGGCCTCGCTGGCGTATACTCCTCCGGCCCGAACTCCTACTACTCTGCAGCTGAATGGGCTGTTGCTGCCGAATACGCTATCAAGGCAACCGACAAGCTGAAGATCACCCCGGGCGTTCAGTACTACGGCAACTACTTCGGCGGCGGCAAGGAAGTTTCGGAAGACTTCGACGGTCTCGGCGATGCTTGGAAGGTCGGTCTGACGGTTGACTACCAGATCGTCGACAACTTCTACGCCAAGGCTTCGGTTCAGTACCTCGATCCGCAAGATGGCGAAGACTCCACTTCGGGCTATTTCCGCCTGCAGCGTGCGTTCTAA
- a CDS encoding alpha/beta fold hydrolase codes for MPDTDADGFQERFYTSSDGLRLYARDYQPDQAATAGWLPVICLPGLTRNTRDFHPLALLLSRDTTMPRRVIALDSRGRGNSAWDENKANYNLAIETGDVLAACATFGIERAIFVGTSRGGLILHLIAATRPDLLEAVILNDIGPVLEAEGLARIRDYLNSGRNPADWNEAACILKENHGASFAALAEGDWREMALALYRDIGGRPVADFDPAIAEALKSIDFSQPLPDLWGQFESLSRLPLMLIRGENTSLLSQETAGEMARRHSRLILHAAEGQGHAPLLHLGNIPTTIRAFLATCR; via the coding sequence ATGCCGGATACGGATGCAGACGGTTTCCAGGAACGATTTTATACTTCTTCTGATGGGTTGAGGCTTTATGCCCGCGACTACCAACCCGACCAGGCGGCAACCGCCGGATGGCTGCCGGTGATCTGCCTACCCGGCCTGACCCGCAATACGCGGGATTTTCATCCGCTTGCGCTGCTTCTCTCCCGGGACACAACAATGCCGCGCAGGGTGATTGCGCTCGATTCGCGCGGACGGGGAAACTCAGCATGGGATGAGAACAAGGCGAACTACAATCTCGCCATCGAGACCGGCGACGTCCTTGCCGCCTGCGCGACGTTCGGTATCGAGCGGGCGATCTTCGTCGGCACGTCGCGGGGCGGGCTGATCCTGCATCTGATCGCCGCGACACGGCCGGATCTTCTCGAAGCCGTCATCCTCAACGACATCGGGCCTGTGCTAGAGGCTGAGGGGCTGGCGCGGATCCGCGATTACCTCAACAGCGGCAGGAACCCGGCGGACTGGAACGAGGCGGCCTGTATATTGAAGGAAAATCATGGCGCGTCGTTTGCCGCGCTTGCAGAGGGAGATTGGCGCGAGATGGCGCTTGCCCTTTATCGCGATATCGGTGGACGGCCGGTCGCCGACTTCGACCCGGCGATCGCAGAGGCACTGAAATCGATCGATTTCAGCCAGCCATTGCCTGATCTCTGGGGGCAGTTCGAAAGCCTGAGCCGGTTGCCGCTCATGCTGATCCGCGGTGAAAATACGTCGCTGCTTTCACAGGAAACCGCCGGCGAAATGGCACGGCGGCATTCGCGGCTGATCCTTCATGCTGCCGAAGGACAAGGACATGCCCCGCTCCTGCATCTCGGCAATATCCCCACGACAATTCGAGCTTTTCTCGCCACCTGCCGATAA
- a CDS encoding lytic transglycosylase domain-containing protein: MKKAVLILSAFGFIAAAWSSVASPLPGESTSMPAVKPLGFIPGTAIPESITTDAIPRNPAIAPVNGDLKAGLDALSDKDPQLALSIRNGMRDGTLDRHILTWAIAVSGLKDVPSFEIASAAQELKSWPGLSRLRAYSERAIYDENPAPSAVLAAFGDTAPETMQGAVILGRALVASGKQAQAAKYIRKVWRGEALDKATEDKILIEFSALLTPADHKARMDYLMYRGRVAQAKRFGDMGQAQSLYTAWAAVDAKAGNAGALLNAVDAKWRGDAGLLFARIEYLRKQDKYAEAAVLLEQMPPERSELVNSGEWWNEQRIISRGLVDQGQFKPAYRIVANYAATSPTDIVEAEFHAGWYALRGLQDPATAERHFRKILQTSNGPISVSRAWYWLGRAAEAGGPGKSSEFYAKAANFPGTFYGQLAAERLGRKTLNVTYPAPSTADRQRFQAREAVQAIARLEAAGHGWRAAILYLALADQLQSPGELAVLAARAEQSGDHHLSLQIGKIAYGRGIDVAALAFPVGVIPASANITGSGKALAYAIARQESAFNPAAVSAANARGLLQLLPGTAQAVAKRHNIAFSRDKLTADAGYNATLGAHYLGEQIDAFGGSYILTFIAYNAGPKRVPEWIGRYGDPRGRPIDEIIDWIERIPFPETRNYVQRVMENYEVYKARLGQPTDIERDLIGGRSAS, from the coding sequence ATGAAGAAAGCTGTCCTGATTCTGTCCGCCTTCGGCTTCATTGCCGCCGCGTGGAGCAGTGTTGCGTCGCCGCTTCCCGGTGAGAGCACTTCCATGCCTGCCGTCAAGCCACTCGGCTTCATTCCCGGGACAGCCATACCGGAATCGATCACAACAGACGCCATTCCGCGCAATCCGGCCATCGCGCCCGTCAACGGCGACCTGAAAGCCGGCCTCGACGCGCTTTCCGACAAGGACCCGCAGCTGGCACTTTCGATCCGCAACGGCATGCGCGACGGGACACTCGACCGCCATATCCTCACCTGGGCGATCGCTGTTTCCGGATTGAAGGATGTTCCTTCTTTTGAAATCGCCAGCGCCGCGCAAGAGCTCAAGAGCTGGCCGGGTCTTTCGCGGCTGCGCGCCTATTCCGAACGCGCGATCTATGACGAAAATCCCGCCCCTTCCGCCGTGCTCGCCGCCTTCGGCGATACCGCGCCCGAGACGATGCAGGGCGCCGTCATCCTCGGCCGGGCGCTGGTTGCGTCAGGCAAGCAGGCGCAGGCGGCAAAATATATCCGCAAGGTCTGGCGCGGAGAGGCTCTCGACAAGGCGACCGAGGACAAGATCCTCATCGAGTTTTCCGCGCTGTTGACGCCCGCCGACCATAAGGCGCGGATGGACTATCTAATGTATCGCGGCCGGGTGGCGCAGGCCAAGCGCTTCGGAGACATGGGCCAGGCGCAGTCGCTCTACACGGCCTGGGCTGCCGTCGACGCCAAAGCCGGCAACGCCGGCGCGCTGCTCAACGCCGTCGATGCGAAATGGCGCGGCGATGCCGGCCTGCTGTTTGCGCGGATCGAATATCTGCGCAAGCAAGACAAATATGCCGAAGCTGCTGTGCTTCTGGAGCAGATGCCGCCCGAGCGTAGCGAACTCGTCAATTCCGGCGAATGGTGGAACGAGCAGCGCATCATCAGCCGTGGTCTCGTCGACCAGGGACAGTTCAAGCCTGCCTATCGCATCGTCGCAAACTACGCCGCAACGAGCCCGACGGATATCGTCGAGGCTGAATTCCATGCCGGATGGTACGCGCTTCGCGGCCTCCAGGACCCGGCAACGGCGGAAAGACATTTCCGCAAGATTCTCCAGACATCAAACGGACCGATCTCGGTTTCACGCGCCTGGTATTGGCTGGGACGAGCAGCGGAGGCCGGAGGCCCCGGCAAATCCAGCGAATTCTATGCGAAGGCCGCGAATTTTCCCGGCACCTTCTATGGACAACTCGCGGCCGAAAGACTGGGGCGAAAGACGCTTAATGTCACCTATCCCGCACCGAGCACGGCCGACCGGCAGCGCTTCCAGGCACGCGAAGCCGTGCAGGCAATCGCCCGGCTGGAGGCCGCCGGCCATGGATGGCGGGCCGCCATTCTCTATCTCGCGCTCGCCGATCAACTGCAAAGCCCCGGTGAATTGGCTGTCCTTGCGGCACGGGCCGAGCAATCGGGCGATCATCATCTCTCGCTGCAGATCGGCAAGATCGCCTATGGACGCGGCATCGATGTCGCAGCGCTTGCCTTTCCGGTCGGCGTGATCCCGGCGAGCGCCAATATAACAGGCTCCGGCAAGGCGCTCGCCTATGCCATCGCCCGGCAGGAAAGCGCATTCAACCCGGCCGCCGTTTCGGCGGCAAACGCGCGCGGCCTGCTGCAGCTTCTGCCGGGAACAGCCCAGGCGGTGGCTAAGCGCCACAACATCGCCTTCTCCAGGGACAAGCTGACGGCCGATGCCGGCTATAACGCGACACTCGGTGCCCATTATCTCGGCGAGCAGATCGACGCCTTCGGCGGCTCCTATATCCTCACCTTCATTGCCTATAATGCCGGGCCGAAGCGGGTGCCGGAATGGATCGGCCGCTACGGCGATCCGCGCGGCAGGCCGATCGACGAGATCATCGACTGGATCGAGCGCATCCCCTTCCCCGAAACGCGCAACTATGTGCAGCGGGTGATGGAGAATTACGAAGTTTATAAAGCCCGTCTCGGCCAACCCACCGATATCGAGCGCGACCTGATCGGCGGACGCAGCGCCTCCTGA